One region of Elusimicrobiaceae bacterium genomic DNA includes:
- a CDS encoding O-antigen ligase family protein, whose translation MAKTSKTKAKVQDYLALEIPPSVSFLRKAIIWWLPILYLLVSNAFYLRTYDSAQIKITLVQMGGLALIALWGCLLASEGKKAFRKPDFVVLAPFLAYAGYIIFSFLQAPYRGPSVDDFIRYMVYMTVSLMVIREFNLKSVNLVTRILIVSAWITLGYGVLQIIDYKMYPTNDDGGLRMSLDPFIWRGAFGSRVFSTYGNPNFFGNYLVIIFFILLAQFLKNMRKHWTIVLLLLADLTCLWYTETKGAWVGFAIGLFAFVLVYSLYFLRHYYKERKWVRPAIVAVGLAVMLGCFSVVIMYAGQRMQSVNFRVFTWLSTYEMIETRPLIGTGAGSFKVIYPAFRRPQIFHIEGKHNTETDHAEDEYLEQWFDNGIIGGGIFLWLVFFTILTGLRALNEMTSDEKGSGSGLASNRAYDLMGYLIAFVGMLCHNFFDVSMRFVSSGVYLGLLPGLIIVLSRGNALYEVHEIEDRAKLLAAQSERREEKDSRPGDGPALWIMRFAGWLVLGIFVVMMFRQFSELQGPQAMYIRRGDVLQWNIAWLVFIGIIAGLGYMFVRGIYLSASKLVPVIVLLMLWPMYFFWGFFKADVYHNLALFNSRSKNWDEALKYYQLVNKYNPYFIMAYYFRANVHKDRLDMDSVYKPEWGDKKDTPRTDYERATDIYNYVKTIAPNYVQMHYHVGELYVKMADYYFRKNDSANGKKFLDMALGSFKLYHEIDPVFPYTYYHRSNIYMSLGNVEKAERELKDNLYAPYCHEPGHTHENADDFIKLAEFEARVGKEKDALASFQEARAFIVRDAQANPENPDIAKKLGQTDAIIAQLKARLGGAGRPGRGMAPAVSN comes from the coding sequence ATGGCCAAAACCTCTAAGACAAAAGCTAAAGTCCAGGACTATCTGGCGCTTGAAATTCCGCCGTCCGTAAGTTTTTTGCGAAAGGCGATCATCTGGTGGCTGCCGATTTTATACCTGCTGGTTTCAAACGCGTTCTATCTGCGGACGTATGATTCCGCGCAGATTAAAATAACGCTGGTCCAGATGGGCGGACTGGCGCTTATAGCGCTGTGGGGCTGCCTGCTGGCGAGCGAGGGTAAAAAGGCGTTCAGAAAACCGGATTTTGTGGTGCTGGCGCCGTTTCTCGCTTACGCCGGCTATATAATTTTTTCGTTCCTGCAGGCTCCGTACCGCGGGCCGAGCGTGGATGACTTCATCCGCTATATGGTGTACATGACCGTGTCGCTTATGGTGATACGGGAATTCAACCTCAAATCCGTCAATCTGGTGACCAGGATACTTATTGTTTCGGCCTGGATCACGCTGGGGTACGGGGTTTTGCAGATCATAGATTACAAAATGTACCCGACAAATGACGACGGCGGCCTGCGCATGAGCCTGGATCCGTTTATCTGGCGCGGGGCGTTCGGGTCGCGCGTATTTTCCACTTACGGCAATCCTAATTTTTTCGGCAATTATCTGGTGATCATTTTTTTCATTCTGCTGGCTCAGTTCCTGAAAAACATGCGCAAGCACTGGACGATAGTGCTTCTGCTGCTGGCCGATTTAACCTGCCTGTGGTATACCGAAACGAAAGGCGCATGGGTGGGGTTTGCCATCGGCCTGTTCGCGTTCGTGCTGGTGTATTCGCTGTATTTTCTCCGGCATTATTATAAGGAGCGCAAATGGGTCAGGCCCGCTATCGTGGCTGTCGGGCTTGCGGTAATGCTGGGTTGTTTCTCTGTAGTAATAATGTACGCGGGGCAGCGTATGCAGTCGGTCAATTTCCGCGTTTTTACATGGCTTTCGACTTATGAAATGATAGAAACCCGGCCGCTCATCGGCACCGGCGCGGGTAGTTTCAAGGTAATTTATCCGGCGTTCCGCAGGCCGCAGATTTTCCATATCGAAGGCAAACACAATACCGAAACCGATCATGCGGAGGACGAGTACCTCGAACAATGGTTCGATAACGGCATTATAGGAGGCGGCATATTCCTCTGGCTTGTGTTCTTCACCATTCTTACGGGCCTGCGCGCGCTTAATGAAATGACGTCCGACGAGAAAGGCTCGGGTTCCGGCCTGGCTTCGAACCGGGCGTATGATCTGATGGGCTATCTGATCGCTTTTGTCGGAATGCTGTGCCATAACTTTTTCGACGTGAGCATGCGGTTCGTGTCGTCCGGAGTGTATCTGGGGCTGCTGCCGGGCCTGATAATTGTGCTGTCGCGCGGCAATGCGCTGTACGAGGTGCATGAAATTGAAGACCGGGCCAAACTGCTTGCCGCCCAGTCTGAGCGGCGGGAGGAGAAGGACTCCAGGCCCGGCGACGGGCCGGCGTTGTGGATTATGCGTTTTGCGGGGTGGCTGGTTCTGGGAATTTTTGTTGTCATGATGTTCAGGCAATTTTCCGAATTGCAGGGGCCGCAGGCGATGTATATACGCCGGGGCGACGTGCTTCAGTGGAATATCGCGTGGCTGGTGTTTATCGGCATAATAGCGGGGCTGGGCTATATGTTCGTGCGCGGGATCTACCTGTCGGCTTCGAAGCTGGTGCCCGTGATTGTGCTGCTGATGTTGTGGCCCATGTATTTCTTCTGGGGGTTTTTCAAGGCGGATGTCTATCACAATCTGGCGCTGTTTAATTCGCGCAGCAAGAACTGGGACGAGGCGCTTAAATATTACCAGCTGGTCAACAAGTATAATCCCTATTTCATTATGGCGTATTATTTCCGGGCGAACGTGCACAAGGACCGGCTGGACATGGATTCCGTATACAAACCGGAATGGGGCGACAAAAAAGACACTCCCCGCACCGATTATGAGCGCGCTACGGATATATACAATTATGTGAAGACAATCGCGCCGAATTACGTCCAGATGCATTACCATGTCGGCGAGCTGTATGTAAAAATGGCGGACTATTATTTCAGGAAGAACGATTCCGCGAACGGCAAAAAATTCCTTGATATGGCGTTGGGCAGTTTCAAGCTTTATCATGAAATAGATCCTGTTTTCCCGTACACCTATTATCATCGCTCGAACATTTACATGAGTCTGGGCAATGTGGAAAAAGCGGAGCGGGAGCTCAAGGACAATCTCTACGCGCCTTACTGCCACGAGCCGGGCCACACGCATGAGAACGCGGATGATTTCATCAAGCTCGCCGAGTTTGAGGCGCGCGTTGGCAAGGAAAAGGACGCGCTCGCGTCTTTCCAGGAGGCGAGAGCGTTCATCGTCAGGGACGCGCAGGCCAATCCGGAAAACCCCGATATCGCGAAAAAACTTGGCCAGACCGACGCTATCATAGCCCAGCTTAAAGCCCGCCTTGGCGGAGCAGGCAGGCCGGGCCGGGGCATGGCGCCGGCGGTATCGAACTAG